The Deltaproteobacteria bacterium region CCAGGCTCAGTCCGAAGCCAGCGGCGCTTCCGAAGCGGAGGCGCTACCCGGCTGCCCGATCGGTCTCGTGAAGGCCACCCCGCTCTTGGGGGCGAGGGATCGGGTGCCCGACGGGGGCTCCGCCGGTGCGGGAGCGATCGGCCGCTGCATGGCCACGCCGGGCTTGGGTGCCATCGATCGCGGCTCCGCCGAGTCGTTTCCGATCGGGGTGGCATCCACCCGGTGCTCCCGGTGCGGACCGCTGTCTTCGGCGTTCCATGCCGCCGAGGCGACGAGGGGCAGCCCGGACGCGACGGCGCCGACCAGCGCCATCGAGAACAAACGATGAGCAAAGCGCATGAAGTCTCCTTCGGAGCGCCACCCTTCCCCGCGATGCGGGAAGAGCGGCGTTTCTCGCACCGGAATACGCACGGTCTCGCGTTCGGTGACACCCGGTCGACGCTGCAAGGTTCCCGACAAGCCGCTGCCACCCGGAGAGGAGGCGTGCCTGCGCGTCGGAGCTCACCCCCAGATTGTCCGGAAGGAGACGAAACGGCTCCGGAAGCGCTCTCAGCGCACAGGCCGGACACACGCGATCGAGGCTGCCGGACGGCACGCCGGCTGCGCCATGGAATGCCCATTGAAGAGTCACTGGTGACCGGTCACTGATCAGGGCGATTCGTCGGCACGAGCGCGAGGAGCATCGTGCGACCCTCCTTCGTCGGCACGGCGCTTGCGTAACCCGCCAGCATGAGCGAGGAAGCCGGCTACGACGGTGCGACCTGGCGGCGACGACCGCTGGGATGGATCGCCGCAATCTGGATGCTGATCGCGGCACCGGAGGCCATCGCAGCCAGGGCCGTCGAGGAAGCCGTGGGCCCTGTCGCCGTGAGACATCGCATCCACCTTCCCGATGGCTCGCAGATCATGCTGCGGCGCGAGTATCGCGTGATCTTCCGAACACCGATGCGCTGGAGCGAGGGGATGCGACTCGAGCGCGTCTACGTGGCGGACGCCAAGGCGAGCGGGAGTGCATCCCGCGCGACGTGATCGCGCATCGGTACCATCGGCGCGAGCTGTCCTGACTCGATGTCCGGTATCTAGACCCACGCCTCAGCATCCTCTTGCCGCCTTCCAGACGCGTCGTGGCAAGTAGCCAACCGGCTGACCCCAACCTCGAACCGATAGATCACCGAGGAGTCGGTTCGGTTCAGTTGCTCGGCGATCGCCTGCAACCGGCAGACCCTGTCTTCGAGGTCGCGGGGCAGCTCTCGCCGCGCGGCAAAGTTTCGGAAGCAATAGCGGGAGCCCGGCGGTCCGCATCCGACGGTGAGTCTCAGGAGGTCGTGGAATCGTGCCTCCGACATCCAGCAGCTCACATCGGATAGCGACCACTTCATGCGACCCGCAGGTCGGAGCCGGGCAGCGAGGTCTCGCAGATCGACACCTTGGATCTCGAGCTGATCGAGGTGTTTCCGAGCAAGGTCGAATCCGCTGGGCGTCAGATATAGGGGAAGCGGGCTCCGTGCGGTCAGTCCGCCGTCGTAGGCAAGCCGCAGCAAGTAGCTATCTCTCACCAGGTTGGAACTGGCATAGTCGATCAGCCGGTGAGCAACATAGGTACCAACGCTGGCTTCGGTCGAGCGAAGGAAGCTCGGATCCTGCGCGATGGGATAGATGACTAGAGGGTGGGAGAACAGCTTCCACCAGAAGAGGCCTCGATCGACGCTTGCACGGTGCGCCTCTAGCAGCGCCTGCTGCGCATCCAATGTGGTCGCCTGGAAGAACGGCTCTGCCCAGCGCATGAGACCAAGGGCCCTGAGCCTGCGCATGAATCGGATCAGTGCAGTTTCCGTGCGCCCTGCGAAGAACGGCCCCGACTCCACGAGCCGACGCCTGTTGTCCCAGTAGTTTCGAGCGCTCCTGGAAAGGGACTGGCGGATCGCCCAGTAGCGATCGAGGCGATCGGGTTCATCGCCGATGCCAAGGAAGCCCTGGAACCCTGCCAGGTCGAAGATCTCCATCGCGGCGGCCTTCAGTTCGAGGGCGAAGAGCTGATCCGGGCGCCGGTCCACGGCGATGAGGCGCTTGGGGCCCGCCGTCAGCAGGCTCAGGGCACGGCC contains the following coding sequences:
- a CDS encoding DUF3419 family protein — its product is MIDAYRRRPLYSADNEDTRSELTALEIDADDTVIAIAAGGGRALSLLTAGPKRLIAVDRRPDQLFALELKAAAMEIFDLAGFQGFLGIGDEPDRLDRYWAIRQSLSRSARNYWDNRRRLVESGPFFAGRTETALIRFMRRLRALGLMRWAEPFFQATTLDAQQALLEAHRASVDRGLFWWKLFSHPLVIYPIAQDPSFLRSTEASVGTYVAHRLIDYASSNLVRDSYLLRLAYDGGLTARSPLPLYLTPSGFDLARKHLDQLEIQGVDLRDLAARLRPAGRMKWSLSDVSCWMSEARFHDLLRLTVGCGPPGSRYCFRNFAARRELPRDLEDRVCRLQAIAEQLNRTDSSVIYRFEVGVSRLATCHDASGRRQEDAEAWV